Proteins found in one Triticum aestivum cultivar Chinese Spring chromosome 4D, IWGSC CS RefSeq v2.1, whole genome shotgun sequence genomic segment:
- the LOC123098431 gene encoding NADH dehydrogenase [ubiquinone] 1 alpha subcomplex subunit 13-B has product MTESMVRNKPGMASVKDMPVLQDGPPPGGFAPVRYARRIPNKGPSAIALFLTTFGAFSWGMYQVGQGNKVRRALKEEKIAARSAILPMLQAEEDERFVKEWKKYLEEEARIMKNVPGWKVGESVYNSGKWMPPATGELRPEVW; this is encoded by the exons ATGACGGAGTCGATGGTGCGCAACAAGCCGGGGATGGCGAGCGTCAAGGACATGCCGGTGCTgcaggacgggccgccgccgggcggGTTCGCGCCCGTGCGCTACGCGCGCCGCATCCCCAACAAGGGCCCCAGCGCCATCGCCCTCTTCCTCACCACCTTCGGCGCCTTCTCCTGGGGCATGTACCAGGTCGGGCAGGGGAACAAGGTCCGCCG TGCACTGAAGGAGGAGAAAATTGCTGCCCGTAGTGCTATACTGCCGATGCTCCAAGCTGAAGAGGATGAAAG ATTTGTCAAAGAATGGAAGAAGTACCTTGAGGAGGAAGCGAGGATCATGAAAAATGTTCCTGGATGGAAAGTTGGTGAGAGCGTGTACAATTCTGGGAAATGGATGCCTCCTGCAACTGGTGAGCTGCGTCCGGAGGTTTGGTAA